Proteins encoded by one window of Cryptococcus gattii WM276 chromosome K, complete sequence:
- a CDS encoding TIP120-family protein TIP120B, putative (Similar to TIGR gene model, INSD accession AAW46282.1) has translation MSRVTTVPLSSQLPGLLEKMRSIDPDYRIMALVDLNKELTRTLAPQPSSTRRPDPHYTDDYTESQLVEMVLKLLADSNGEVKSAAVACISLMVKKPRPSSLSKIINSLLEDVSSDNDERRDTSCLALKNVVLEMPSESQQVLSDIERIVTRVFKLFTNEIHPQIASELLQILTDLFIRFSLNVASSATIQSTALSSLIQILDNARPAIRKRAIPTLSSLIATSPKLFNEDLEKEIVSGVSQGGESSRIWMGTVASLARGKSVGSIGKLVNEGKLAELILNQTKNEEDVETVEAALTALEALVLRCPSEMFPYISAITQRSLVLVKYDPNYVELEDEDDDDVDMTSDAEDDDEDEYGDADYSDEDDDSWKIRRSSAKLLRALISTRPDLLSELYNSATPVLISRFSEREESVRLEVLAAFEVLLKQTTTSRFTDLASGGRNKRKRSEGMDEDYVSDDGPISSLQSYLPQLSKAILTQLSSKSVPTRQQSFNLLRQAATALGGGLDDSADPICAAAASALRTIDSATSSSLAIATLSFLAVFFGTHSARTFATHLGDLVPAIVRCMKDKLQRISFEAFDTASALIKSLRPAGSSASVSGDLSTPIQEVFAATTEVLGDNSVDGDVREKALATLGSILVQSGDLFVSSFSTSLPLITNRLGSESTASTAIVVIGQLAASPQCKGPEFEGWLLQILPEVVVALRRTKRGTSKNAEFTCLLSIVERVGKALPVDLAEGLIIELTPVIDTPMALQTIALVLTHQPSARPAADAQLYPKILTTLKTCLNPHLVDALAEFFTAYAASLNSPEKAVKLVRELSTNLGCGKEDSLPDATSGGTAAWGTTAKCVGGVIKGEIASAGESLTLFENVVKGKKVKETEAYLALLCIGEIGRIVDLSTKTDLFEIILSFFKHDSEEVRSAAAFAAGNLAVGAPAFYVPSIITRISAAKDESERLLLLHAIKEVILHSPSSELESLADTLWAPLFSATDATPASKADSTGDDGIRNVIAACIGKLTTTVPAKFLPQLQQLLHSSPSNRATVAATVRYTFIDTSNGYDELIAPILVEFLSLMKDENLIVRRLSLASLNAALQNKPHLIVDKLDILQPLLYQETYVKKELQREVTMGPWKVIEDDGLENRKTAYETMYTLLGACFSKIDLPTFTARVLVSLSDVNEVKILGLMLLLRLGQVSPESVIPRLDEVVESLKGMMKDVEVKEDTVKQDLERKAEMQRSTLRTVVPLYKSSTPQQAPAFHAFVENLLTNEKWKEFRDYQA, from the exons ATGTCCAGAGTAACCACCGTTCCCCTAAGCTCACAGCTTCCTGGTCTCCTTGAAAAG ATGAGGAGTATCGATCCCGACTACCG GATTATGGCACTTGTGGATCTTAATAAGGAACTCACCCGTACCCTTGCTCCTCAACCTTCCTCAACTCGTCGACCAGATCCGCATTACACCGATGACTATACTGAATCTCAGCTTGTAGAGATGGTCCTTAAGCTCTTGGCTGATTCCAACGGTGAAGTCAAGTCTGCCGCTGTCGCTTG TATCTCGTTGATGGTGAAGAAGCCTCGACCAAGCTCATTATCTAAAATCATCAACTCTTTGTTGGAGGATGTGTCGTCTGACAACGACGAACGAAGGGATACTTCTTGTCTTG CTCTCAAGAATGTCGTACTTGAAATGCCATCAGAGAGCCAGCAAGTCCTTTCCGACATTGAACGTATTGTCACCCGTGTTTTCAAGCTCTTCACT AACGAAATTCACCCCCAAATTGCATCTGAGCTTCTCCAAATCCTTACCGACCTATTTATCCGTTTCTCCCTTAATGTTGCTTCTTCAGCTACTATCCAATCCACCGCCCTCTCATCCCTTATCCAAATCCTTGATAACGCCAGACCTGCTATTCGAAAGCGAGCAATCCCCACACTTTCATCACTCATTGCCACTAGCCCCAAGCTCTTCAACGAAGATCTCGAAAAAGAAATCGTCAGTGGTGTCAGCCAAGGTGGAGAGAGCTCAAGGATTTGGATGGGGACTGTCGCCAGTTTAGCGCGTGGGAAGAGTGTCGGCAGCATCGGCAAACTGGTGAACGAAGGGAAGTTGGCTGAGTTGATTTTGAACCAGACCAAGAATGAGGAAGATGTCGAGACTGTAGAAGCCGCCTTGACC GCTCTTGAAGCCCTCGTGCTCAGATGCCCCAGCGAAATGTTTCCTTACATTTCCGCTATTACTCAGAGATCTTTGGTATTGGTGAAATATGATCCT AACTATGTTGAgctggaagatgaggacgatgatgatgttgaCATGACCAGTGATGCggaagacgatgatgaagacgaaTACGGCGACGCCGA CTACtctgatgaagatgacgatTCTTGGAAAATCCGACGCTCATCCGCCAAACTTCTTCGAGCCCTGATCTCTACCCGGCCCGACCTCCTTTCCGAACTATACAATTCTGCGACTCCTGTTCTCATTTCTCGATTCTCAGAACGTGAAGAAAGCGTTCGACTTGAAGTCCTGGCGGCTTTCGAGGTGCTCTTGAAACAGACCACTACATCAAGATTCACAGATTTGGCCTCTGGAGGCAGGAACAAGCGAAAGAGGAGCGAAGGAATGGATGAGGATTATGTCAGCGACGATGGACCGATTTCTAGCCTCCAATCATATCTTCCCCAACTCAGCAAGGCCATCCTCACCCAGCTCTCATCAAAGTCGGTTCCTACCCGTCAGCAATCGTTCAACCTCCTTCGACAGGCCGCCACTGCTCTTGGGGGAGGCTTAGATGATTCTGCTGACCCCATATGCGCTGCAGCTGCTTCTGCCCTGCGGACTATAGATAGCGctacttcttcttccttggCCATTGCtaccctctccttccttgCAGTCTTCTTTGGCACTCATTCTGCTAGGACCTTCGCCACTCATCTCGGAGACTTAGTGCCTGCCATCGTGAGATGCATGAAGGATAAGCTGCAACGAATCAGTTTTGAAGCTTTCGACACCGCGTCTGCTCTCATCAAATCCCTCCGACCTGCAGGGTCTAGCGCTTCTGTCTCTGGTGACCTCAGCACTCCTATCCAGGAGGTGTTCGCTGCCACCACCGAAGTACTCGGAGACAACTCTGTCGATGGCGATGTCCGTGAAAAGGCTCTCGCTACCCTTGGCAGCATTCTTGTCCAATCAGGCGACTTGTTCgtctcctctttctctaCATCTTTGCCGCTCATCACCAACCGACTTGGGTCTGAGAGCACAGCGTCCACAGCGATCGTAGTCATTGGCCAGCTTGCCGCTTCACCTCAGTGCAAGGGTCCCGAATTTGAAGGATGGTTGCTCCAGATCTTGCCCGAAGTCGTCGTCGCCCTTCGCCGGACTAAACGTGGGACTTCCAAGAATGCCGAGTTTACTTGTCTGTTAAGTATCGTCGAGCGAGTCGGCAAGGCTCTCCCTGTCGACCTTGCCGAGGGCCTCATTATCGAACTCACTCCTGTTATCGATACTCCTATGGCTCTTCAGACCATCGCTCTCGTACTCACCCACCAACCCTCCGCTCGACCTGCAGCTGACGCCCAGCTTTACCCTAAGATCCTTACCACCCTCAAGACGTGCCTCAACCCTCATCTCGTCGATGCTTTGGCGGAGTTCTTCACCGCCTACGCAGCTTCGCTCAACTCCCCAGAAAAGGCAGTGAAGCTCGTGCGAGAATTGTCTACCAATCTCGGATGCGGAAAGGAGGATTCCTTGCCTGATGCTACTAGCGGTGGTACTGCTGCTTGGGGTACGACCGCCAAATGTGTTGGTGGTGTGATCAAAGGCGAAATTGCCAGCGCCGGTGAGAGTTTGACGCTGTTCGAGAATGTGGtgaagggaaagaaggtCAAGGAAACGGAAGCTTATCTCGCGTTGCTCTGTATTGGGGAGATCGGTCGCATAGTCGACTTGTCTACCAAGACCGATCTCTTTGAGATCATTTTATCTTTCTTCAAGCACGACAGTGAAGAAGTGAGGAGTGCAGCGGCGTTCGCAGCAGGTAATTTGGCTGTTGGAGCGCCTGCTTTCTACGTGCCCTCCATAATTACCAGAATCTCCGCTGCCAAGGATGAATCCGAGAGGCTCTTGCTCTTACACGCTATCAAGGAAGTTATTCTCCATTCCCCTTCTTCCGAGCTTGAATCTCTTGCCGATACATTATGGGCACCTCTCTTCTCAGCCACCGATGCTACCCCTGCATCAAAGGCTGATTCCACTGGCGACGACGGTATCCGAAACGTCATTGCCGCTTGCATCGGTAAACTCACCACCACTGTGCCTGCCAAGTTCCTTCCCCAACTTCAACAGTTGCTGCACTCTTCACCTTCCAACCGGGCCACAGTGGCCGCGACTGTAAGGTATACCTTTATCGATACCTCTAATGGATACGATGAGCTCATTGCTCCAATCCTTGTTGAATTCTTGTCATTAATGAAGGATGAGAACTTG ATCGTTCGCCGACTTTCTCTTGCATCCCTCAATGCAGCACTTCAAAACAAGCCCCACTTGATTGTTGACAAGCTTGACATTTTGCAACCTCTGCTATACCAAGAAACCTATGTTAAAAAGGAGTTACAGAGAGAGGTCACCATGGGTCCTTGGAAGG TTATCGAGGATGATGGTTTAGAAAACCGAAAGACGGCTTACGAGACCATGTACACTCTT CTGGGTGCATGTTTCTCGAAAATCGACCTCCCCACCTTCACTGCCCGAGTCCTTGTTTCCCTTTCCGATGTGAATGAGGTTAAGATTCTCGGTCTCATGCTTCTCTTACGTTTGGGGCAAGTGTCACCGGAAAGCGTTATTCCAAGGTTGGACGAAGTGGTGGAAAGCTTGAAGGGAATGATGAAGGACGTTGAAGTGAAGGAGGACACCGTCAAGCAGGACTTGGAGAGGAAGG CCGAGATGCAGCGAAGCACCCTTCGAACTGTTGTCCCTTTGTACAAATCATCAACGCCTCAACAAGCCCCCGCTTTCCATGCCTTTGTAGAAAATCTTTTGACCAACGAGAAGTGGAAAGAATTCAGAGATTACCAGGCTTAA